From a single Aquarana catesbeiana isolate 2022-GZ linkage group LG09, ASM4218655v1, whole genome shotgun sequence genomic region:
- the INVS gene encoding inversin: MNGPPQGSSLASPIHAAAVTGDKASLLRLIGSNSDLIDQEDQLGRSPLMYSVLGDRRACAEALLRCGAQVNRSDRSGRTALHLAAQTGNHRLLKLLLSRRADCTHRDLRDITALHLSTRHKDTHCLALLLKHTPPGQVDAQDQRKQTALHWSAYYNRPRHVRLLVRHGSNIGIPDLEGKIPLHWAAGHKDPEAALTVRCLLEAAPTESLLNWQDYEGRTPLHLAVGDGNQEVVRLLTSYRGCNVTPYDNLFRTPLHWAALLGHTPIANLLLERNRSPNIPSDSQGATPLHYAAQGNCPDTVRVLLAHPSVKDEADLEGRTAFMWAAGKGSDETIKVMLELDSELEINRTDKYGGTALHAASLSGHISTIRILLQNGAQVDAADVMKHTPLFRACEMGHREVIYTLIKGGAKVHLVDKDGRSPLHWAALGGNANVCQILIENNINPNAQDYEGRTPLQCAAYGGYIGCMEVLMENKADPNIQDKNGRTALHWSCNNGYLDAVKLLLHYNAFPNQMESTEERYTPLDYALLGGHQEVIQFMLEHGALSIAAIQDIAASKIQAVYKGHKVRRAFRERKNLLMKHEQLRKDAAAKKREGVSKRKIKVNQPSEGGQDGDKQTNTYERFTDQREQNSHSEVQQKSTTEEKRLESASRTKMKERQSRAGHASPRQGEVCDPSRTPSRISHAMSCPTELSVKEYDEESQNNKCKRSSRHRKEHCSTQVHEERCQSQKDYHRISPKEIKEGSQLSLKAECNTRQCAMENDTAEKVTSKELIVEKPLKGSKIHRKKKTDTDMVTQIMATCSITEPRSPRINKEPDGIVIQVTSNGDNSSKDKEISGRRHSERKSSSARAGQQNASGRQTTCEEERRSRKTRQRTSSSRSRHSKQADIERKGVNCSPTSHINAGRMSAIPRDSLRAGLSLAQWQQLDIELIPLEARLQLVEREKARKQLFQRKNQAAVLIQRAWRKHRSKKRGSIARTVHSVHVL, translated from the coding sequence ATGAACGGCCCTCCCCAGGGCTCCTCCTTGGCTTCTCCTATCCATGCAGCAGCTGTGACAGGGGACAAGGCCAGTCTGCTGCGCCTGATTGGCTCCAACTCAGATCTGATAGACCAGGAGGACCAACTGGGGAGAAGCCCTCTGATGTACAGCGTGCTGGGTGATCGCCGAGCATGTGCAGAGGCTTTGCTGCGCTGTGGGGCCCAGGTGAATCGCTCCGATAGAAGCGGGCGTACCGCTCTCCATCTGGCCGCCCAGACGGGCAATCACCGCCTCTTGAAGCTTCTCCTGTCCCGCAGAGCAGATTGTACCCATCGCGATCTGCGTGACATCACCGCACTGCACCTGTCCACCCGTCACAAGGACACACATTGCCTGGCCCTGCTCCTAAAGCACACCCCACCGGGGCAGGTGGACGCTCAAGATCAGAGGAAGCAAACCGCACTGCACTGGAGCGCCTATTACAATCGTCCCCGGCACGTCAGGCTGCTGGTGCGGCACGGCTCCAACATTGGCATTCCCGACTTGGAAGGGAAAATCCCTCTGCACTGGGCAGCTGGACATAAAGACCCGGAAGCCGCACTCACGGTTCGCTGTTTGCTGGAAGCGGCTCCAACTGAGTCTTTACTGAACTGGCAAGATTACGAAGGACGCACGCCTCTGCACCTGGCTGTGGGAGATGGGAACCAAGAAGTGGTACGGCTTCTGACTTCCTATCGGGGCTGTAACGTAACGCCGTACGACAATCTGTTCCGTACCCCTTTGCACTGGGCAGCGTTATTGGGTCACACGCCCATCGCAAATCTTCTTCTGGAAAGAAATCGCTCTCCCAACATCCCTTCAGACAGTCAGGGAGCAACCCCCCTTCATTATGCTGCTCAGGGAAACTGCCCGGATACCGTCCGGGTTCTGCTGGCCCACCCCTCTGTAAAAGATGAGGCTGACTTAGAGGGAAGGACTGCATTTATGTGGGCAGCAGGGAAAGGCAGCGACGAAACCATAAAAGTCATGCTTGAGCTAGACTCTGAGTTAGAGATCAACAGAACGGACAAATATGGCGGTACAGCACTCCACGCAGCATCCCTTTCTGGTCACATCAGCACCATACGAATATTACTGCAAAATGGTGCCCAAGTGGATGCTGCAGATGTAATGAAGCACACCCCACTTTTCAGGGCTTGTGAGATGGGGCACAGAGAAGTCATCTATACATTAATTAAAGGAGGAGCAAAAGTTCATCTTGTAGACAAAGATGGTCGTTCCCCCCTTCACTGGGCCGCATTAGGAGGCAATGCCAACGTATGTCAGATACTTATAGAAAATAACATCAACCCCAATGCCCAGGACTACGAAGGCAGGACGCCTTTGCAGTGTGCAGCCTATGGAGGCTACATCGGATGCATGGAGGTATTAATGGAGAACAAAGCTGATCCAAATATCCAGGATAAAAATGGCCGCACAGCTTTGCATTGGTCATGCAACAACGGGTACCTGGATGCAGTAAAACTTCTACTACACTATAATGCATTTCCTAACCAAATGGAAAGCACTGAAGAGCGGTATACACCTCTGGACTATGCACTGCTTGGTGGGCATCAGGAGGTTATACAGTTTATGCTGGAACATGGTGCCCTCTCTATTGCTGCAATCCAAGACATCGCAGCCTCCAAAATTCAGGCTGTGTACAAGGGACACAAAGTACGAAGGGCTTTTAGAGAGAGGAAGAACTTGTTGATGAAGCACGAGCAGCTGAGAAAAGATGCAGCTGCCAAAAAGCGAGAGGGTGTAAGCAAAAGGAAAATCAAAGTTAACCAACCTAGCGAAGGTGGGCAGGATGGGGACAAACAGACCAACACTTATGAGAGATTCACAGACCAGAGGGAGCAGAATAGTCACAGTGAAGTACAACAGAAAAGTACTACGGAGGAAAAAAGATTAGAAAGTGCAAGTAGGACAAAGATGAAAGAGCGCCAAAGCAGGGCTGGCCATGCATCTCCAAGACAAGGAGAAGTCTGTGATCCTAGCAGAACACCTAGTAGGATATCGCATGCAATGTCCTGTCCAACAGAACTGTCTGTAAAGGAGTATGATGAGGAAAGTCAAAATAACAAATGTAAAAGAAGCTCCAGGCATAGAAAGGAACACTGTAGCACTCAAGTCCACGAGGAAAGGTGCCAAAGCCAGAAAGACTATCATAGAATATCTCCCAAGGAGATTAAAGAAGGCTCCCAGTTGTCTTTAAAAGCTGAATGTAACACTAGACAATGTGCAATGGAAAATGACACTGCAGAAAAGGTCACCAGTAAAGAACTGATTGTGGAAAAGCCACTGAAAGGATCTAAAATacatagaaaaaagaaaactgatacGGACATGGTTACCCAGATAATGGCTACCTGCAGTATTACAGAGCCTCGCTCGCCCAGGATAAACAAAGAACCTGATGGTATAGTAATCCAGGTGACAAGTAATGGAGACAATTCTTCAAAGGACAAAGAAATCTCTGGTAGACGGCATTCAGAAAGAAAAAGTAGCTCAGCCAGAGCAGGACAGCAAAATGCCTCTGGAAGACAGACTACATGTGAGGAAGAAAGACGGTCAAGAAAGACTAGACAAAGAACCTCAAGTTCACGTTCCAGACATAGCAAACAAGCAGATATAGAGAGGAAAGGCGTAAACTGCTCCCCAACAAGCCATATTAATGCCGGCAGAATGTCAGCAATTCCAAGGGACAGTTTAAGAGCAGGTCTCAGCCTTGCTCAATGGCAGCAGCTAGACATTGAGCTGATTCCCTTAGAGGCGAGACTACAGTTAGTAGAAAGAGAGAAAGCCAGAAAACAACTTTTCCAACGCAAGAACCAAGCGGCAGTCCTCATTCAGAGGGCCTGGAGAAAGCACAGAAGCAAAAAGAGGGGGAGCATTGCAAGGACTGTTCACTCAGTGCATGTTCTCTGA